Sequence from the Scomber scombrus chromosome 1, fScoSco1.1, whole genome shotgun sequence genome:
cgaccggtgtcagagcttggtccgcatagctggtagtaagtcggactcgtttccggtgggggttggactccgccagggctgccctttgtcaccgatcctgttcataatttttatggacaggatttctaggcgcagccagggcgttgaggggttccggtttggtgacctcaggattgggtcactgctttttgcagatgatgtggtcctgttggcttcatcagaccgtgacctccaactctcactggatcggttcgccgccgaatgtgaagcggccgggatgagaatcagcacctccaaatccgagtccatggtcctcagccggaaaagggtggagtgcacccttcgggtcggggatgagatcctgccccaagtggaggagttcaagtacctcgggatcttgttcacgagtgagggaaggatggagcgggagatcgacaggcggatcggtgcggcgtctgcagtaatgcgggctctgcacagttccgtcgtggtgaagagagagctgagccgaaaggcgaagctctcgatttaccagtcgatcttcgttcctaccctcacctatggtcatgagctttgggtagtgaccgaaagaacgagatcgcgggtacaagcggccgaaatgagcttcctccgtagggtggctgggctctcccttagagatagggtgagaagctcggtcatccgggaggagctcggagtagacccgctgctcctccgcgttgagaagagccagatgaggtgactcgggcatctagttaggatgcctcccggacgtgttcagggcacgtcccaccggtaggagaccccagggaagacccaggacacgctggagagactatgtctctcggctggcctgggaacgcctcgggatcccccgggaagagctggacgaagtggctggggagagggaagtctgggtttccctgcttaggctgctgcccccgcgacccgaccccggataagaggaaagaagatggatggatggatggatgtttggTTTCCTAGTTTAAATGTATACACATTCTGGACACAGATGCCATTCTATACTagacaatatttttaaaaaaacagatgttttaaatatttttgtccCCCACAATGACCCCTAGTATTACTACTGTACGTACCTGTGCCAGTGCCCCTGAGTGTAAAAGGGTTAGATCCAGCATCCACTCACATCCTGGGACCAACAGCCCGTAGAGAGTGATGACGTAGTACGGGCCGGAGTAAAGCATGCTCACCAGCATCTGACAAACATTAATATAGCTTAATTCAAATATCAGTGTAATAGCAGTGTTGGGATTTATAATGTCAGTGACCATGCACTTACCTGTATTTTAGGGTAGGCTGAAGGGTCTTTCAGGTAAGGCTCATAATGCTGTGTGTAACTCTGACACCATATGCTGGGACAGTCCAGGACAACCTAAAACATAAACAGTTGGAAATAAAAAGGCACTCTACACGAAGAAGTTAGTTAATGGTCTCAGTGTGTCTTACCAGTCCTCTGAAGACACAGAAAGCCAGAGCAGGGATGAGGTAGATAATGAACATCAAGTCCAAAGGTCTGTTAAGCAAACTTGTCCTCTGGGCCTCCTGGATGCTCTGATAGAGAAGGAGCAATGAAGACGTACAGAATCAGAGCTCTGTCCTACATTAGCAGGGTACCAGTCAAACATTTTTGGCTGTTCAGAATCTACATTGCATCTACAACCATACAACCATCACTGATGCTCAGATTGATCACAGTGAGTAATGGACTGAAAATACTTGCACATTTTCAAAGGTGGATGACTGAAATTGGTTCGTTCATAGAGACAAAAAAATTGCAGTTTATGAAACCAAATTCCCTAAAAAGATTCTTAAGTATTTGGGGGCTTATTCTTTTCCCTGTTTGACAACACCAAGGTGAACTTGTCTTTTTTAGACACAGTGTAGAGTACCTTCATTACTGCACGTACATGACTTGCACATTGACTACTATAAAATAGacaatatactatactacaGACTGTCTATACTATACTACGGACATCTGTTGTACAGTATAATTTCATTATGTCTTTATTATGTCTTATGTCCTTTCTTTAATGTTTGATGATTGAAAACTGCTCAGCACACTTTGCATTTCTCTACAATCCATTAAAAGCCATGTGTGGGAAACTTCAACAGTCTCTTCTATAGAAGAACTTTTGATCTTGACTTACTGTTAACTGAACATCCTGTGTGGAGGGCTGGCTGAAGATGCGGAAACAGGCCCAGATGGACACTGAGATATACAGCAtgtgaaggaaaaagagaggaccAATTTCGGTGCCATATTTCCCTAGGAAGAGATAGAGTACAGTAAGATAACAACAATCTCAGTATGGGAAAGAAACAAGCCGAAAAGCTGAAAGTACCACCTAAAATGTGCATCTTTTTCAACTCCAAGCAACAAAAGAGCAATAATATTCAGGCCTATTCAGGCCTTTGTAGGATAATCAGGGAAAATATGTGTAAGGGTTTTACATGGACTAGCTATCTAAaagtatctcattatttttagTGTACTTACCCACAGCATTCCCAAGAATGTAGACTATGGCACGCATGAGAAAAGATCCTACCCAGTAGAGTCCAATGGCTCTGTAACTGTCCCTGTGCAAACCACATAACACAGCCATTTTCTTAGccagttagatagatagatagatagatagatagatagatagatagatagatagatagatagatagatagatagatagatagatagagcgATATATCGCTCTATCGATCAATAGatcaatagatagatagatagatagatagccttGAAGACAATGCAGCACTTACCCCCAAGTAATGGCAGCAATCATGAGCAGATACATGAGATAGTGCACACAGCCATCCCAGTAGGATATCATGTGCCCATGTGCAGTATTCTTATGCGGATCTGCCTGAATCACAGGGGAGATGTAACCGTTATATTTATCAGCCTATAGACACTGTATACACATGCAGGACTACACAGCACAATGCTTGCCTCTTTGatgtaaaatgtcacaaatccATCGATGATGTTGTCCTGCTCCAGGCCGATGATCAGATTCACCACACTGAGGAATGCATAGACTGCGTACACTGCACagattaataaatgtaatttattacagCAAGCTCTCAGGGTCTACTGCCAGCAGAGGTTGACATTGCACATTATATATGAGGTGGACACCTGGCAAACTAAATGTACTGTCTGTCACTTCTCTACCATTTAACTCcacatgtttttttacataaaacactacaaaagcataaaatatatttttttacagtgttactATGTAGGTTGTTAATATAATTCACACAAAACCTTGGATTTCTACTTGATTGGATATTAAAAAATCTTTCTCAGTTTAAACTAAATTGAATCCAACAAGAAACATACATTAAGTGACTTCATACCATAGAAAAGTGGATCAGCTGGAGTCTTCTTCTGGAGTATAAAACGGGCTGAAATGGCCAAAATGATGAGTGCTGCACACCCAGCAAAGAAGAAAGCTTCAGCACtacaatcaattaaaaaaaaacatattttaaaaaatctgacacATTCTTTCAAAAGATGCTGGGTGACAACTGAGCAGTTTTTACTTCGTGTGTCCACACACATTTGTACAGACGTCTGTCTGGATATACATTGTTTGGGTGGCTCTCTTTAATGAAGCCTTTTCTCTATTACTCTCGTAGTGGCAGAAAAATTAAGAGGTATTCAAAAAATGCTCAGATTTTCTATCTCACCTGTTGCTGTAAATGAGAGAGTTGAAGAAATAGCAGATGGGGATTGACACCAAGGAGAGCATGAACACCCCCGTCCCTGCAGACGCGCTCATTGCGGACCAGGTTTCAGCGTTTTTTTCCTTGTTCCGAGAATAATTAGCTTAATTAA
This genomic interval carries:
- the LOC133984887 gene encoding transmembrane 6 superfamily member 1-like isoform X2, which gives rise to MSASAGTGVFMLSLVSIPICYFFNSLIYSNSAEAFFFAGCAALIILAISARFILQKKTPADPLFYVYAVYAFLSVVNLIIGLEQDNIIDGFVTFYIKEADPHKNTAHGHMISYWDGCVHYLMYLLMIAAITWGDSYRAIGLYWVGSFLMRAIVYILGNAVGKYGTEIGPLFFLHMLYISVSIWACFRIFSQPSTQDVHIQEAQRTSLLNRPLDLMFIIYLIPALAFCVFRGLVVLDCPSIWCQSYTQHYEPYLKDPSAYPKIQMLVSMLYSGPYYVITLYGLLVPGCEWMLDLTLLHSGALAQAQFSHIGASLHTRTPFSYRVPADSQPVFVLVNLLYALVPQALCYRCSTSPAFFLRPTPDKKSE
- the LOC133984887 gene encoding transmembrane 6 superfamily member 1-like isoform X1, whose protein sequence is MSASAGTGVFMLSLVSIPICYFFNSLIYSNRFFKICFFLIDCSAEAFFFAGCAALIILAISARFILQKKTPADPLFYVYAVYAFLSVVNLIIGLEQDNIIDGFVTFYIKEADPHKNTAHGHMISYWDGCVHYLMYLLMIAAITWGDSYRAIGLYWVGSFLMRAIVYILGNAVGKYGTEIGPLFFLHMLYISVSIWACFRIFSQPSTQDVQLTSIQEAQRTSLLNRPLDLMFIIYLIPALAFCVFRGLVVLDCPSIWCQSYTQHYEPYLKDPSAYPKIQMLVSMLYSGPYYVITLYGLLVPGCEWMLDLTLLHSGALAQAQFSHIGASLHTRTPFSYRVPADSQPVFVLVNLLYALVPQALCYRCSTSPAFFLRPTPDKKSE